One region of Bombus vancouverensis nearcticus unplaced genomic scaffold, iyBomVanc1_principal scaffold0036, whole genome shotgun sequence genomic DNA includes:
- the LOC143304460 gene encoding uncharacterized protein LOC143304460 isoform X2, translating into MMLRERSRKMNCLVIVLTLIKITHGLVGYDCNGNHLNVTTISLNSIGDCSIQPTLTETQDIYIQLLQLSEFEFTNVRQCKVQITRIVYYCGMHSHTSAVHNGFAEYLHETTAQQCARMHQDGTFSLGPQNLIVGLKDNATETRSLVLAGKLTDDSSCQGTQYVDPYGSWEKVVVQATMRISLKSAVVPVRIEANKILLKSGTVCTFSEGNCLDAEDGYTYWQPQPPSPCKFDQYDVLYEGIATKIQEIKTNRESAQPVYALTTQEVTFALTKTGEQPLCGYTLLSTEHPKLFLLETTRGNTFISKRKTAVENLDIFAYVNSKFIYVEKHIKRQMTTLYHDILTQRCTTQKKLIENALSLAILLPDEFAYTITKTPGHMALIAGEAVHIVKCIPVQVKVRHTTECYSELPVWQGNRTAFLTPKTHILTQHGNHRECSAVLPTLYNIDGLWHKFVPKPMETIAPQELRPDVRQTWQYSAPSSLATSGIYTQKDLDALRDHVMFPAEKSAVLNTLARGATGKTIVPGTVNILGMMVENTLTTIAKNTIPSLWIGFMEFGTVSAAIFGILVIFKLIKTIIDIAIHGYQLRETYGCGIALLGAICGSVTHLLLYLKRKRNIDDQTAQPQGRPAFVRLPWRVTPRAFSSIVFCA; encoded by the exons atgatgttgcgggaacgatccag gaagatgaactgcctagtcatcgtactcaccctcatcaaaataacacacggcctggtaggatatgactgcaatggcaaccacctcaatgttaccactatctctctaaactccatcggggactgcagcatacagcctacattgactgaaacccaagatatttatatacaattacttcaactctcagaatttgaatttaccaacgtaaggcaatgcaaggtgcaaataactcgaattgtatattactgtggcatgcactctcacacgtcggcagtgcataacggattcgccgaatacctccatgaaacaaccgcccaacaatgcgcaaggatgcaccaagacggcacgttttcactcggaccacaaaaccttatagttggcctaaaggataatgcaacagaaacaaggtcgcttgtcctagccggcaagctaacagacgacagcagctgccagggaacacagtatgtagacccatacgggagctgggaaaaggtcgtcgtacaagcaacaatgaggataagtttaaaatcagcagtcgtgccagtacggatcgaggcgaacaaaattctactgaaatcaggaacggtatgtacctttagcgaaggaaactgtctagacgctgaagacggatacacttattggcaaccacaaccaccctcaccatgcaaatttgatcagtacgatgtgctatatgaaggaattgctacaaagatccaagaaataaaaaccaacagagaatcagcacaaccagtttacgcactaacaacgcaggaagtaacatttgcactgactaaaaccggagaacagccactgtgtggatataccctactatccaccgaacatcccaaattgttcctgttagaaacaacaagaggaaatacgttcatctccaaaagaaaaacagcagtcgaaaacttggacatattcgcatacgtcaactcaaaattcatttacgtagagaaacatattaaacgacaaatgacaacattgtaccatgatatattgacacaaagatgtaccacgcagaagaaactaatagagaatgctttaagcttagcaatcttactgcccgatgaatttgcatataccataaccaaaaccccaggacacatggccctgatcgcaggagaagcagtccacatagtcaaatgcattccggtacaagtaaaggtacgacatacaacagaatgttactcggagctacccgtttggcaagggaatcgcaccgcatttttaacgccaaaaacacacattctaacgcaacacggaaaccacagagaatgtagcgcggtattacctacactatacaatatcgacggactctggcacaaattcgtaccaaaacccatggaaacaattgcaccacaggaactccgcccggatgtacgtcaaacgtggcaatattcagcaccatcgtcgttggccacgagcggaatatacacCCAAAAGGACCTTGATGCActtcgggaccacgtcatgttcccggcagaaaaatctgcagttttgaacacattggccagaggagcaacaggaaaaacaatcgtccctggaacagtaaacattctgggaatgatggtcgaaaacacattaacgacaatagcaaaaaataccataccaagcttatggattggttttatggaatttggaaccgtcagtgcagcaatatttggaatacttgtaatatttaaactaatcaagacgataatagatatagccatacatggataccagttacgtgaaacttacggatgtggaatcgccctattaggagcaatatgcggctcagttacccacctgctactatacctcaaaagaaaacgaaatatcgatgatcaaacagcacaacctcaagggaggccggcattcgtgcgattgccttggagagtgacacctcgagcattttcgtcaatcgtattttgcgcctaa
- the LOC143304460 gene encoding uncharacterized protein LOC143304460 isoform X1 — MEEHVDVVQTFHEESREHFESLQKILPCMKMNCLVIVLTLIKITHGLVGYDCNGNHLNVTTISLNSIGDCSIQPTLTETQDIYIQLLQLSEFEFTNVRQCKVQITRIVYYCGMHSHTSAVHNGFAEYLHETTAQQCARMHQDGTFSLGPQNLIVGLKDNATETRSLVLAGKLTDDSSCQGTQYVDPYGSWEKVVVQATMRISLKSAVVPVRIEANKILLKSGTVCTFSEGNCLDAEDGYTYWQPQPPSPCKFDQYDVLYEGIATKIQEIKTNRESAQPVYALTTQEVTFALTKTGEQPLCGYTLLSTEHPKLFLLETTRGNTFISKRKTAVENLDIFAYVNSKFIYVEKHIKRQMTTLYHDILTQRCTTQKKLIENALSLAILLPDEFAYTITKTPGHMALIAGEAVHIVKCIPVQVKVRHTTECYSELPVWQGNRTAFLTPKTHILTQHGNHRECSAVLPTLYNIDGLWHKFVPKPMETIAPQELRPDVRQTWQYSAPSSLATSGIYTQKDLDALRDHVMFPAEKSAVLNTLARGATGKTIVPGTVNILGMMVENTLTTIAKNTIPSLWIGFMEFGTVSAAIFGILVIFKLIKTIIDIAIHGYQLRETYGCGIALLGAICGSVTHLLLYLKRKRNIDDQTAQPQGRPAFVRLPWRVTPRAFSSIVFCA; from the exons atggaagaacatgtagatgttgtccagacgtttcacgaggaatccagagagcattttgaatctctgcagaaaatccttccatgcat gaagatgaactgcctagtcatcgtactcaccctcatcaaaataacacacggcctggtaggatatgactgcaatggcaaccacctcaatgttaccactatctctctaaactccatcggggactgcagcatacagcctacattgactgaaacccaagatatttatatacaattacttcaactctcagaatttgaatttaccaacgtaaggcaatgcaaggtgcaaataactcgaattgtatattactgtggcatgcactctcacacgtcggcagtgcataacggattcgccgaatacctccatgaaacaaccgcccaacaatgcgcaaggatgcaccaagacggcacgttttcactcggaccacaaaaccttatagttggcctaaaggataatgcaacagaaacaaggtcgcttgtcctagccggcaagctaacagacgacagcagctgccagggaacacagtatgtagacccatacgggagctgggaaaaggtcgtcgtacaagcaacaatgaggataagtttaaaatcagcagtcgtgccagtacggatcgaggcgaacaaaattctactgaaatcaggaacggtatgtacctttagcgaaggaaactgtctagacgctgaagacggatacacttattggcaaccacaaccaccctcaccatgcaaatttgatcagtacgatgtgctatatgaaggaattgctacaaagatccaagaaataaaaaccaacagagaatcagcacaaccagtttacgcactaacaacgcaggaagtaacatttgcactgactaaaaccggagaacagccactgtgtggatataccctactatccaccgaacatcccaaattgttcctgttagaaacaacaagaggaaatacgttcatctccaaaagaaaaacagcagtcgaaaacttggacatattcgcatacgtcaactcaaaattcatttacgtagagaaacatattaaacgacaaatgacaacattgtaccatgatatattgacacaaagatgtaccacgcagaagaaactaatagagaatgctttaagcttagcaatcttactgcccgatgaatttgcatataccataaccaaaaccccaggacacatggccctgatcgcaggagaagcagtccacatagtcaaatgcattccggtacaagtaaaggtacgacatacaacagaatgttactcggagctacccgtttggcaagggaatcgcaccgcatttttaacgccaaaaacacacattctaacgcaacacggaaaccacagagaatgtagcgcggtattacctacactatacaatatcgacggactctggcacaaattcgtaccaaaacccatggaaacaattgcaccacaggaactccgcccggatgtacgtcaaacgtggcaatattcagcaccatcgtcgttggccacgagcggaatatacacCCAAAAGGACCTTGATGCActtcgggaccacgtcatgttcccggcagaaaaatctgcagttttgaacacattggccagaggagcaacaggaaaaacaatcgtccctggaacagtaaacattctgggaatgatggtcgaaaacacattaacgacaatagcaaaaaataccataccaagcttatggattggttttatggaatttggaaccgtcagtgcagcaatatttggaatacttgtaatatttaaactaatcaagacgataatagatatagccatacatggataccagttacgtgaaacttacggatgtggaatcgccctattaggagcaatatgcggctcagttacccacctgctactatacctcaaaagaaaacgaaatatcgatgatcaaacagcacaacctcaagggaggccggcattcgtgcgattgccttggagagtgacacctcgagcattttcgtcaatcgtattttgcgcctaa